tgcGGTTTTGAACTGAAATGCAATTGAATGCATTTTAGAGTCGAGAGAGAGAAAGTTCTGAGTAAgaaaaattagaatattttactactaaaaactttaaaataacgATTACCAGTACTAAATCCTGgaaactgtattttttaaatatttttcctccTTAACGAAACTTGTTTTTCCTGCGCTCTCTGAACGCAACTCTACAATCTGCCGCACTGTTCACGCCTTtccctaagccccgcccccaCCCTGAACGGgtgctgtgattggctgaatgtAAGTGCGGTGCCGTCACTGCTCGCAGCGCCATTCATCTCCTCAGTTGGGCGTTGGACTCCGCATCTTTTTATCAAGCGGGGGGACTGCTCCATTTTGCAGCGACGCGGCCACCAGCCCGGGATTTTATCATTCTCCAAACTTCCAGCTTCGCTCCGCTTCTCTGAAAAATCCTCCGCCTGTCACCGGACTCCGCTCTCCGTTTTGTCTGTCAACTTTTTTTgtgcagagagaaagaggagcggCGGCGGAGAGCTTCGCGTTTTAACAAAGAGACTCGTGGGTCTTTGTtcgctttctctctctctcgctctcttttttttttttttttttttacccccccTCTCTCTTCCCGCTTCGGATCGGTTGGTTTCTTTGTTGGAGGGAAGAAGCATGGGAGCGCAATTATCCAAGACAACGGGTGAAACCGTGGCTGAAAAGCCCGGAGAAGCTGCTGCTTCCCCCGCCAAGACCAAcggacaggtaaaaaaaaaaaatattcagtcgCATCTGTTTCCATCCGTCAAACTGTGGAGGATCCGTGGGTTCCTGTGGACACTTAAAGTTAAGGAAAAACTTAAGGGAAAGACgcgtgtttcttctttttcggCACGTTGATGCGCAACAGCTGATTGTTTGATTTATCAGAGTTACGCGCGGACTTCTGGACGTTAATCTGGCCAGACATGATTAAATGAAGGAGGGACCCGCTTTGTTTGGATCATCTGGtgataaagtgaaataaaagaaGTTGTTAATGAGATTTTTGCTGAGAGGACTCGTTTCTGGATGAGGTGGAGCGCCAGATTGAGTTTTAATTGAAGTTGTAGGAGCGCGTTTTGTTGCAGATGTCTGATTAGAAAGTGGAGATGGCAGCCTGTTATCACACCGGGGGGTGACGGGGAAGGAAGGGGCGCTCCATTCTGGATTACTTTGAAGAGATGACGGGTCGGAACCgtctaaatgttttaatttatacatttgtgATGTGTAGAAATCACCTGAGGTGTGATGTGTGAGACTAATGAGGGTTTTCTATCCGGATTTTAGTCAAAACTGGAGAGTAAAGGTCACAGAACATGTTTATAGTTCTgggtaattttgtttttgtggtatCATTTCCATGTAAGGCGCAGATTAGAGGTGAAAAGCATAAACTGAACTGGAGGGCTcggtttttttctttctttttttgttcgcTCCTCTGGTGTCTGCTGCCCCCGGTGTCCACCAGTGGGACTGTCCACCTCCAACTCGGAGTGACAGCCtccgttttttttcttttctttcaggaaAATGGGCATGTGAAAGCCAACGGAGATGCTTCTCCTGCAGCGGCTGAGAATGGCAAAGAGGAGGTGCAGGCCAACGGCAGCGCTGCGACTGAGGAGACCCCCAAAGAGGaggcggcagcagcagcagaggagactGGGGCGGATTCTGCTGAAAAGGAGGCTGCAGATGGGGAAAAGATAGAAACATCTCCAGCTCCTGCTGAGGGAGAGGCTGCAGCCAAGGAGGAGGGAGCTACACCTTCTACCAGCAACGAGACccccaagaagaagaaaaagaagttctCCTTCAAGAAGTCGTTCAAGCTCAGTGGCTTTTCTTTCAAGAAGACCAAAAAGGAGACTGGCAATGGAGccgagaaggaggaggaggcggcaGCAGCGGCTCCTACAGAGGAGGCCAAGGCTGAGGGCAAAGAGGAGGCTGCAGCTGCCGGCGAGGAGGCCAAGCCCGCCGAGGAGGAGGCGGTGCCTGCTACGGAGCAGGCCAAGGAGGAGGTAGAGGCGAAGCAGGAGGAGGCAGCACCAGCAGCAGAGAAGCCGGCTGAGGAGGTCGCAGCCACAGAGGAGCCAAAGGTGGAGGAGAAACCGGCCGAGCCCACGGCCGAGGAGGCACCCAAGGTGGAAGAGGCACCCAAGGCGGAGGAGGCTCCCAAAACAGAGGATGCGCCCAAAACAGAGGAGGCCCCACAGGAAGCAGCATCAGCAGAGGCCCCGGCCGAGGCCCCCGAAGCTGCTGAATAAcacctgaaataaaaagataatcaGAGAACATTTCCTTGTTTGTACGTTGAAGTGGCGCCACCTGCTGGCTACAGAGGACTTGTCTACAAGCAGGgatattttaaagcttttctttttccttttttcttttggtttccaTCCCCTTTTACACAAAACCCATCTCAGACCATTGATACCAGCTCGGGAGGTGGGTGGCTTCAACATGAGCAGCGATCGGATTCATCCACACTCTGCCATATATTTTTACATCAgtattattgattttattagtttttttttaatatacaaaatgtaaacaaaataggATGGATGTGGCCTCGACATGGAGACAGAGCTGTAAATGTGCCACTGTTAAGACCAGAAGAGTCTAAAAAGGGAAGGAGATCTTCGTGGCTGACAACACTAAGTCATTTTTACCAGAACAGACCCACAGATAGATGTTAGGAAACCAGCTTTTCACTTCTCATTAGCTGTCAGTGATCCAGTAGAGAGCAGTTGTATAGGCTTTACTGTTTATTGTTGGTTAATAAAATGTAAGTATGTATAGGCGGGgtgtttttttaactgtgattattgtacaaaaagaaaatcttgatCTCAAAAAGCACATAAAATTTGCAGCTTTTTTCCACCAACTTGTCTTTTTTGTAAGATACCAACCAACACGATGACTGAGACGACCAGACCCTCAGTCT
The sequence above is drawn from the Melanotaenia boesemani isolate fMelBoe1 chromosome 22, fMelBoe1.pri, whole genome shotgun sequence genome and encodes:
- the marcksa gene encoding myristoylated alanine-rich protein kinase C substrate a translates to MGAQLSKTTGETVAEKPGEAAASPAKTNGQENGHVKANGDASPAAAENGKEEVQANGSAATEETPKEEAAAAAEETGADSAEKEAADGEKIETSPAPAEGEAAAKEEGATPSTSNETPKKKKKKFSFKKSFKLSGFSFKKTKKETGNGAEKEEEAAAAAPTEEAKAEGKEEAAAAGEEAKPAEEEAVPATEQAKEEVEAKQEEAAPAAEKPAEEVAATEEPKVEEKPAEPTAEEAPKVEEAPKAEEAPKTEDAPKTEEAPQEAASAEAPAEAPEAAE